The Poseidonibacter lekithochrous region TTTATAATATTTTTTTCGATTTTTGTTTTTGTATTTGCTCTACAAACATACATTATAAAAGCACGTCTTATAAATAAATTAGAGTTTAAACCTAAGACGAAAAAGTATCTAAGCATTTTATTATATATTACATTTTTTGGGGTGCTTTTGTACCCCGTAGCTAGATACAACCCAGTTTTCCCCAACTGGTTATACTTTCTCCTTTCTTTACCAATAGGAGTGATTTTTTTAACATTTATGATAACAATTTTTCATGAAATCATTTCTTTTGGACTAAAAAAAACAAATTTCAAAGCAAACAGAAGAGACTTCTTCAAAAAGTCTTTAGACCTAGGCGCAGTATCAGTAGTAGTTGCAACCAACGCAAAAGCTATGGATAATGCAAAAAGTATTGAACTTGAAACAGTTGACGTAAAAATAAACAATCTAAAAATCCCATACACTATTGTTCAACTAAGTGATGTTCATATTGGTGGTCTAATTGACCAAAAGTTTATTTCAGATTTAGTAACAAGAGTTAATACTCTTAATGCAGATGTAGTAGTAATTACAGGTGATCTAGTCGATACCAAACTAGAGTATGCCCAAGACGCATTAGATGAATTAGCAAAACTACAATCAACTTATGGTACTTACTTTATTGTAGGTAATCATGAGTATTTTCATGGAGTTCAGTCCATCATTGATTACGTTAGTTTCCTTGGCATTAAAGTACTTGAAAATGAAAATGTATATATAGGGAAGCTTGATGAAGGTTTCTTCTTATGTGGAGTATATGATAGGTTTGGATATAGATATGGTGATTATATACCTGATATAAAAAGTGCAACAAAAAATACCAACAATTACCCTACAGTTCTCCTTGCACATCAACCAAAATATATAGAAGACATAGAAACTACAGAAGGTATTGATTTAGTTCTAAGTGGCCACACTCATGGAGGTCAAATTATCCCCTTTAACTTCCTAGTGAAACTACAACAACCTTATGTAAAAGGTCTTCACCAACATAATGATACAACACAAATATACGTAAATAAAGGTACTGGTTTCTGGGGACCACCTATGAGATTAGGTGCTAGTTCTGAAATTACTTTATTGAAGCTGTCT contains the following coding sequences:
- a CDS encoding metallophosphoesterase; the encoded protein is MITIFHEIISFGLKKTNFKANRRDFFKKSLDLGAVSVVVATNAKAMDNAKSIELETVDVKINNLKIPYTIVQLSDVHIGGLIDQKFISDLVTRVNTLNADVVVITGDLVDTKLEYAQDALDELAKLQSTYGTYFIVGNHEYFHGVQSIIDYVSFLGIKVLENENVYIGKLDEGFFLCGVYDRFGYRYGDYIPDIKSATKNTNNYPTVLLAHQPKYIEDIETTEGIDLVLSGHTHGGQIIPFNFLVKLQQPYVKGLHQHNDTTQIYVNKGTGFWGPPMRLGASSEITLLKLS